The following proteins come from a genomic window of Triticum aestivum cultivar Chinese Spring chromosome 6A, IWGSC CS RefSeq v2.1, whole genome shotgun sequence:
- the LOC123127462 gene encoding uncharacterized protein isoform X1, which yields MAYASFFLPCSSLLEVFLLPPQDAGRSPPSMLSPPLPQAVRLYSSARKKNGKGIEEDNAEAQEHERLALLKARNSDDFERFGSFTFSNLKEDFRGRASQRQSKRKKVSQRLTS from the exons ATGGCCTATGCTAGCTT TTTCTTACCCTGTTCCAGTCTGCTGGAAGTGTTTCTGCTGCCTCCCCAAGATGCTGGAAGGTCACCTCCATCGATGCTCTCTCCGCCGCTTCCACAAGCCGTCAGACTGTACAGTTCTGCAAG GAAAAAGAATGGAAAAGGAATAGAAGAAGACAATGCTGAAGCACAAGAGCATGAGAGGCTAGCTTTACTTAAAGCAAGGAATAGTGATGATTTTGAACGATTTGGGTCCTTTACATTCTCAAATCTAAAAGAAGATTTTAGAGGACGAGCCAGTCAGCGACAAAGTAAAAGAAAGAAG
- the LOC123127462 gene encoding uncharacterized protein isoform X2, protein MAYASFLLEVFLLPPQDAGRSPPSMLSPPLPQAVRLYSSARKKNGKGIEEDNAEAQEHERLALLKARNSDDFERFGSFTFSNLKEDFRGRASQRQSKRKKVSQRLTS, encoded by the exons ATGGCCTATGCTAGCTT TCTGCTGGAAGTGTTTCTGCTGCCTCCCCAAGATGCTGGAAGGTCACCTCCATCGATGCTCTCTCCGCCGCTTCCACAAGCCGTCAGACTGTACAGTTCTGCAAG GAAAAAGAATGGAAAAGGAATAGAAGAAGACAATGCTGAAGCACAAGAGCATGAGAGGCTAGCTTTACTTAAAGCAAGGAATAGTGATGATTTTGAACGATTTGGGTCCTTTACATTCTCAAATCTAAAAGAAGATTTTAGAGGACGAGCCAGTCAGCGACAAAGTAAAAGAAAGAAG